Proteins encoded together in one Kwoniella shandongensis chromosome 3, complete sequence window:
- a CDS encoding calcium/proton exchanger: MSSSAPAGAPPLDNNTSPPRRVSFPTDETLPASRSRSEHRTSTDPEPIDTSNSTATGAVGGHKEGPLTASPPSSPSLPTYDHNNNRSTTPIPASSIGGGARRRNPNTTGTGGSGNGRQVTLDDPMISNHPSRRPTSESMRSRSRSSYDPNVGVLRRMTTVLFTPEKKVGKAPTYLGSINAAIRSTWLNVLLIFIPIGWALYLVKHAGGNEKISDTAVFCTTFIAIIPLAGLLGFATEEAALRLGQTLGGLLNATLGNAVELIVAILALVKCELQVVQSSLVGSILSNILLVLGMCFFAGGVRFAEQAIKSTAAQLNASLLLIAVIAVLIPSAFHFAINSDASNSRGSNLAAGEGPDLLSMSHGVAILLLILYLGYLLFQMWTHATLYVDDEVTGSTRYPVAVTNVYDKVKLRGFHRKKHDEEEGGSATATSESGSSPHAIVGDVPAVHGPGTGNVENGIAPQAEDEEEEETPQMNVVCTIGLMVLVTVIVGFTAEFLVASINGMVESNPSLSAEWVGLILLPIVGNAAEHFTAVSVSVKDKLDLSISVAVGSSIQIALFVIPVIQLLAWTIGKPMTLLFDPYESIVLFLSVLIVNQTLADGRSNWMEGLVLMMLYLIIAVSFWFYPGSNTATLLGCGESSSVVG; encoded by the exons atgTCCTCTTCCGCTCCCGCTGGCGCTCCACCACtcgacaacaacacatcGCCACCACGTCGTGTCTCTTTCCCCACCGACGAAACTTTGCCTGCTTCTCGTTCCCGCTCTGAACACCGAACATCAACAGATCCCGAGCCTATCGATACTAGCAACAGTACTGCTACTGGTGCTGTTGGTGGACACAAAGAAGGTCCATTGACTgcatcacctccatcatctccttcactccCTACATACgatcacaacaacaatcgaTCTACTACTCCTATCCCTGCCTCATCCATCGGAGGAGGAGCACGACGACGAAACCCCAACACTACCGGGACGGGTGGTAGTGGGAATGGACGACAAGTGACTCTGGACGATCCAATGATCAGTAATCATCCTTCGAGAAGACCGACTTCCGAATCTATGCGAAGTAGAAGTAGGAGTTCGTACGATCCTAATGTCGGAGTGTTGAGAAGGATGACAACGGTCTTGTTCACTCCTGAGAAGAAAGTGGGGAAAGCACCTACTTATCTTGGTAGTATCAATGCTGCCATCAGGAGTACTTGGTT GAacgtcctcctcatcttcattcccATCGGTTGGGCTCTTTACCTCGTCAAGCACGCCGGCGGGAACGAAAAGATCTCAGACACCGCTGTGTTCTGTACAACattcatcgccatcatcccGCTTG CCGGTCTGCTTGGTTTTGCCACCGAAGAAGCCGCCCTTCGACTCGGTCAAACCCTCGGTGGTCTGCTCAATGCTACGCTTGGTAACGCTGTCGAGTTGATCGTTGCTATCCTCGCTctggtcaag TGCGAGCTTCAAGTTGTGCAGTCTTCGCTTGTTGGCTCCATCCTGAGTAACATCCTTCTCGTTTTGGGAAT GTGTTTCTTCGCCGGTGGTGTTCGATTCGCCGAGCAAGCCATCAAGTCTACCGCTGCGCAACTCAACGCCTCGCTCCTGCTCATCGCTGTCATCGCCGTGCTAATCCCCTCCGCCTTCCACTTTGCCATCAACTCGGATGCAAGCAACAGCAGAGGATCCAACCTTGCTGCGGGTGAAGGACCTGACTTGCTCTCGATGAGTCACGGTGTTGCCATTCTCCTCTTGATTTTGTATTTGGGTTACCTTCTTTTCCAAATGTGGACTCACGCA ACCCTAtacgtcgacgacgaggtcaCTGGCTCGACGCGGTACCCCGTTGCTGTCACCAACGTGTACGACAAGGTCAAGCTTCGAGGATTCCACAGGAAGAAgcacgatgaggaggaaggtggttcTGCCACCGCCACTTCTGAATCTGGATCATCCCCTCACGCTATTGTCGGAGACGTACCCGCGGTCCATGGACCCGGTACTGGAAACGTCGAGAATGGTATTGCTCCTCAGgccgaggacgaagaggaggaggagacacCTCAGATGAACGTTGTGTGCACTATT GGTCTCATGGTATTGGTCACCGTCATTGTTGGTTTCACCGCAGAGTTCCTTGTCGCCAGTATCAACGGTATGGTTGAGAGCAACCCCAGCTTGTCTGCTGAATGGGTCGGCTTGATCTTGCTCCCAATC GTCGGAAACGCCGCTGAGCACTTTACTGCCGTGTCCGTGTCCGTCAAGGACAAGCTTGATCTGTCTATCTCTGTGGCT GTCGGATCCTCCATCCAAATTGCGCTATTTGTCATCCCCGTCATCCAGCTCTTGGCCTGGACCATCGGCAAACCCATGAC ATTGCTCTTTGACC CCTACGAGTCcatcgttctcttcctctccgtTCTCATCGTCAACCAAACGCTCGCCGATGGTcgatcaaa CTGGATGGAGGGACTTGTTCTCATGATGCTCTACCTCATCATTGCCGTCTCATTCTGGTTCTACCCT GGATCAAACACTGCGACATTACTGGGTTGTGGTGAATCATCCAGTGTCGTCGGTTAG